The genomic window TAACCCGAGCTATGgctcggacccgacccgaaataatgaccgggtctatttttgagacccttacctggccctaaacccgatgaaatcacactaaattagcccctaaagtgttcggggtcGGGTCGGGTCTTCGAGCCGAGTCGGGCCATGTACACCCCTACTCGCCGATTTGTTCTAGGTTATTGCTTCATACTTGAGAACTCTCTAGTGAGCTAATATAGCAAGAAGTAAACCACTATTGCCAAGTCTTTTACAGAAGTCGAATATATATAGGTCTCTTGCTGTTGCTACCTGTGAAACAAGATGGTTGTCTTACTTAATGGGTTTCATTGGCATGCCGCTTCATATTATACTTCACTCTATTCTATTCTGTGACAAGCAATTAGTCATTCACATTACCAATAATCCCATCTTCCATGAAAGAATCAAATACATTAAAGTGGATTATTACATTGAATTGGACTGCCATATTATTCATGAAAAACACTTGTATGGTCTCATTCATTTTATGGTGATTTGTTCCAAAGACTAACCAATTAATTTTCTTATTAAAGTTCTGCCactgaatttattttctgttaatatttttaaattatgatTGTTAAATTTATACAATTTTAACTTGTAAAAGGATATCACCTAGATTATTTTCATTAGCAGTATAGCTAGGCTTAATTGCAATTAGTTAATCATTTCAGCATATAACAATTAGAATAGAAATTAGTTTGTTAGTTATTTAATATATGGANNNNNNNNNNNNNNNNNNNNNNNNNNNNNNNNNNNNNNNNNNNNNNNNNNNNNNNNNNNNNNNCTCACTAGAAAGTTCAGTATTTCACTACTcgataatttttcaaaaatgaaaagaactcagtttctctctcaaccttactcttcatctttctcctttttcAGTTTATCAAAATTCTCAACATCTTAGCTCAGATCAGTTTTTCTTCGATTATAaccaataaattatttaattGTATTTACAACTTCAAATTCTTTTGTTAATTTATAAAGGTCTAGGGTTCAATTTGTTTCCTTATAGAAATGCAATTgcgataaaaataaaattgggcGCGCGATAAAAGTTATTTTGCCACCCAAGTAGCCTTATCCAACATTACAACTCATGAACTCAAACAACAGAAAAATATATATGATTTCATGGAAATGTTTTGTAATGTATTACATAGAGTTTATAATAGAATAATGTGTGTGTGGAGACGGATTTACATTCAAAGGTGGGAGGGTATTTTACATTGAAAGGGGCAGGCAAGTGCACCCATTGAATTTTCTTACACTTTTATGTAgtgtatagaaaaaaaaaatgtttacccccactcaaataataaatttaacTCCACTTAAGTTTTTTCTCTTGATCTACACTCTTAagcaaattattattttattattttattttgtttgttagATAATTCAAAgactaattatattttataaaaataaacgTGTTATGTATATTTATCTCACtgttaaatttttttagatttgTGACTCTGTGAGTCTTTTTTCAAACTATTTCAATAACTTACAATGATTAAACAAAAGGAGAAAGgaagttgaatttttttttttattaaaccaCCAAAAGTAATCATGAAAGATTGATTTGCTGACAAAAGTAACCATAGAAGATGATAACTTCTCATATGCCCACAATTGATTAGCTCTGATTGACAAAAATAACCACGGATACAAGCCATACTCTCCTAGCTTTGATTTCACCTTTAATCTTCTTCTCAACCTTCATGGCCATGTTAACATTCCTCTCTCTATGGTCTATTGGAGTAATAGTCACATCTTGATTGGCAACACTACATTCATGCTCATTGAGTATTCTATACCAAGTACCAACACAGCAACCAACAACAAATAACGTAATCCTAAAAAACTAAATACAACAGCAGCAACTACCAAATTCAAGAACAATTCTAACTAAAATTCACCCAGATTCAAGTCATTCAACAATTACTCTAGAAAATCAAATGCAACAGTAATATCCAGTATCCACCACATTCCATAACAGTACCAAATTACCATCTAAAATATGCTCAGGTTCAACAACTCTAAAAATTAAATACAACAGCAACTGACCTGAGGGAGCAGAGGCACTGAAGCAGAGATGCTTCTTGATGAACGCTTTCTGAGCTTTCTGACGACCACCACTACCACCCAGCTGACCCGAGGGAGCAGAGACAGAGATACTTCTTGATGAATGCGAGCTGCCGCTGACGAGGTGAGGTCAAGACTGAGAGTGACGACGAGGTGAGGCCGAGACTGAGAGTGACGACAAGGTGAAGTCGAGACTGAGTGACAACGTGAGGGGAGAGATGGCGGAGTGACGAGGTGAGGCCGTGAAGGTGAGGGTGAGGCCGTGAGGGACTGCCGATTGTTAGCTCGAAACGACAAGGAGCCGACGGAGAGACGAGGTTGGCTGGGGGATTTCGGCGGTCACATTCGAAGTCTGGAACTCAGACTCTTATCTCAGATGCCATTAGCCATTAAGGGCAATGGGGGAAGGGGGGATTAGTCATTAGGCTGATTAGGGCTTCACTTCAACGAAAAAAGGGGGGATACGACGCCATTTTAGCACCTTTAAACTTGGAACGATGGATGATTGTACTCGACTATGATTTCACCCTGCAAAAATTAGGTTCCAACTAAGAAGAACGAAGAAAATAGTCCACGTATGCCACTTTGTTAAGGCTACATCAGACTTGGCTATTTTTGACAAACGGAACTAATCAATTATGGGCATCTGAAGAGTTATGATCTTCCATGGTTACTTTTGTTAGCGAATCAATCTTTCATGGTTACTTATAATTTTATAAGTAAGCACTTATACTATGTTTGGTTGGAGAGAAAATGAGTGAAAAAAATTGGAtgaaaaatgatatttttctttgtttggttataaaaaaaataggaagaaaaaaaattgttatgtatgtcctactattttttttttcatcacaagtaaaaaacataaaaaatgctatattttttgtatttttaatactacccttagttatattattattaataattattaatataaatttatttttaatgttttcaacagattataaattaaatatttaacttttaatcaatttttattactgtaaaatttttgaaaattatttttctatcattttTAATGAACTTTTAAATATAAGTctttaaacaaattaaattttattataaaacgctTAGATGCTAAAAAAGTATCATGAATTCATGATAGGAGTAAAATCTAGGGTTGCACTAAAATAATGTAGGGAGGGTTATCCATACGCGCAAGAACCAAGCAATGGTGTTGACTACTCTTAAGATAATTAAGTGGTTTTCCTCATCTTATGGCTCTGGGAAACATTATCCCATGCTTAAGGCCAAAGAGTTAGAGCCTCGGGCAGACCGGCCACCATTAAATTTTAGTGTTGACTATGGTTAATATCCCATCTCTTTTCTTTTGCCTTGATTTCAGCACTATGCTATGCATCACCATAAACCTTCATTATTTCTAGGATTTGTTAAGATTTAAGATTACAATAAAAATGTTTTAtataaaagatatttttctaaacaaCATgaccaaatattattattttaggtcaatatttaattaataataatttgtatatatatttataaaaatttatacNNNNNNNNNNNNNNNNNNNNNNNNNNNNNNNNNNNNNNNNNNNNNNNNNNNNNNNNNNNNNNNNNNNNNNNNNNNNNNNNNNNNNNNNNNNNNNNNNNNNNNNNNNNNNNNNNNNNNNNNNNNNNNNNNNNNNNNNNNNNNNNNNNNNNNNNNNNNNNNNNNNNNNNNNNNNNNNNNNNNNNNNNNNNNNNNNNNNNNNNNNNNNNNNNNNNNNNNNNNNNNNNNNNNNNNNNNNNNNNNNNNNNNNNNNNNNNNNNNNNNNNNNNNNNNNNNNNNNNNNNNNNNNNNNNNNNNNNNNNNNNNNNNNNNNNNNNNNNNNNNNNNNNNNNNNNNNNNNNNNNNNNNNNNNNNNNNNNNNNNNNNNNNNNNNNNNNNNNNNNNNNNNNNNNNNNNNNNNNNNNNNNNNNNNNNNNNNNNNNNNNNNNNNNNNNNNNNNNNNNNNNNNNNNNTATATTCCGAGGGTACTGCAAAATTAAAACTTATTTTTTAATATCTTtagatatattaattaattaatgtgcagttagtaataattaataatattagcTGTAATCACTAGCTTCTAGCTACTAATTGCTGGTATCTAACCTTTAGTGGTATATTAAaggtttataaattataatacaaTGCACCCAAAAAAGAAAGTTTAGTACACAAATTCTTCGACGCTTCTGTTCTCCGAAAATAATCTTAATTTAGTTCATGTACTATTTACTCCCTAGTTGTGTCCCGGGCGGAGGAGCTGTTTCTCTTTTGACTCCATAAATATTCATTAATATTATTACACATTGAAATTtccacttttatttatttcattgaTCTGAACACACGCACTGAAAGTTTCATTAATTGATTTAATTAGTGTTTGTATTATTAAATGGTAGAGCCAGTATCCATATTTTTAAGTTCCCAATTATAGGTTTTGCATGTGGCATCCTTTCGTGGTAGGACCTTGCTGTGAATCGCAGAATTTAGTTATACTTTAAAAAATGATACGCAAAATGTGACTAACTACCATTActcatctatcaaattattaattaTGTTTTATGAATTATTGTTTACTTGTTTTCGAAGATGTTTTTATGTGTTAATTAGTTTGTTACTTTGTTAACATTTGTTGGGACGTAATAAGCAAAATATTACATTTCCATAAACAAGTGTAAAATGGAGCCAAAAAATTAAAATGTCCTCGCAAAAATATGAGAAAAACAATGTGTACATATAATTCTTTACATTTCTCCAACCACCCCATTTAGTTATATGTGTCTATACTCTATACTATATATATANNNNNNNNNNNNNNNNNNNNNNNNNNNNNNNNNNNNNNNNNNNNNNNNNNNNNNNNNNNNNNNNNNNNNNNNNNNNNNNNNNNNNNNNNNNNNNNNNNNNNNNNNNNNNNNNNNNNNNNNNttgaaaatcacaaaaaaaaaaaaaagtgtgtacATCTAAAGTTATAAAATTGATTATTTAAGTTTAATTACTCTACTGattcctatagtttcgcaaaattttcaattaggttcctatatttttttttcttttaattgagtctttgcaccaaatttttttttaattgggtccctatacttttttttccttttatttaagtccctgtaccaattcttttttttttagttaggtccctataaaattaagtcaattactactaagagagacttaattgaaaaaaaagatttggtgcagggactcaattaaaaagaaaaaaaatataaggacctaattgaaaatttcacaaaattatagaaacaacagagtaattaaaccttattatTATAGAGataataatagaaatagaaatttgtttgattttaaaaacatACATAAAACAGTTTAaagtagaaagaaaaaaattatctaTATTAGTTTCTTTATCTCTTTATCTTTATATTAACTTACTTTTTGTTAGAATTTTTTATGATaagtttttattaattattaatttttttctttgaaaaaccaTGTTAAATGTCTAAATTTGATATTTTCTTGTAAGTCCATAAAATAATTGGATAATACATTTTGAGTTTTGGATGTCATTATATATTGTTGGGCCTTATGACCTCATGAATAATATAAaggataaaataagataacaatGTAGAACTTTTTATGTTCTAAGTATTTAATAATTAAGACCTGATTcattatataatatatacattTTATGAAAGAAGGATTcatattttcttctaatttttttgaTGACTAACAAATTCATCGCATGCTATTTCTGAAAATATTAAACAGGATGTATATTCTCATTTTTCAAGTACCAAATTGACAAGCAATTATCATCCTCCAACACTTAGCCCTTATGATCATGAGTTCTAGAGGTACGTCTTCTTTTGTTGTTCTAAATGGTATTAAATTTGTAATATCTAAGATATGGTATAAGAATGgattaaatttttaagtttgatatTTTTATAAGTCCATAAAGTAATTAGATAatacattttaaattttagatgtcACCGTGTATTATTGAATCcttaaactttaaaattagtgtaAGATTTTACGTCTTTAATAGTTAAGATCTGTCACTATATCtataatattaaaagaaaaatgtatatACTTTTGATGCTAACATCCCATTATGAGGATCATGTTAAGTAATTTTAATTTGTGAGATTATctcaatttttatttctttttgttagAATTATTAGCTCTTAAattttttatggtaaaacaataTTGTTAATTTAAANNNNNNNNNNNNNNNNNNNNNNNNNNNNNNGATATGATGATTTTGTATATTAGAAATATGCATACTAAATTTAGGAAAAGTATAGCTacgtagacaatgaaaatactaaacaatgtgaacaatagatatatcggatgttcaattcactaggtgtgcAGATGGTTATCTTagtattaagatttaggtggataATTTGGAAAGGATTCCGCTAGGGAGATAATGgtgtactagggataataaacatcttcccaaagcttaaactgattttggggttcaccaaagaTCAAATTCTTGACCTTTCAGATTtagagctctaataccatgtcatgataccactcatcccaaaaacttcaGCTGATGAGAAAAGGTaatactaatggttatatctctaatactccataaacctttattgtacacattgtacaaatatttcattggttTCTCATACTTTCCTATTTAAAAATGTAGTGTGTTTTTACTTGGACTAATTTTATAGTCCATTATTTATATTGTTCAAAAAAATCATTGTTTGCTTAAcaaatttcataaatttattatacAATTATATACTGAAATAATATTTTATCCCTAATCTTCCAAAAAAAAAAGCAGATTGAAGCAATTatctaaaacaaaaaataagtaGAAACACCATTTGCTCATTGATGTGAATGAAAGTGTCACACATATTTGGTCTTTGGTCGGCAAGTGAGACACTTTAACGCGTGAGTGAGagtttactctctctctctctctcttccctttttatttatcttccacttcacatactctctctctctcacacaacaacaacaacaacaatacacTATTCACTCTCTTCTATTCTCTTCTCTCCTCaaattcttattcttcttcttcttcttccatggaCAGAAGCAGAACAAGAACAACAACATCAGCAATACAAACATGCTTAGATTCTCAACTATGGCACGCCTGCGCAGGCCCCATGGTTCAAATGCCACCTCTCAACACCAAAGTCTTGTACTTCCCACAAGGCCACGCTGAACACGAACAAGCTCATGCCCATGGTCGAAAACCCCATTTTGCCCCTACCATCAAAACCCCCATTCCGCCCTTCTTCCCTTGCACACTCACCGCCATCAAATACATGGCAGAACCTGAAACCGACGAGGTCTACGTCAAGATCACCCTCACCCCTCTCCCTCAACAACACCACCTCTCAGACCCAGAAGAACACGATCATCATTGTAGTAGTAATCATAATAGTTTCTTGGACAACAATAATAATGGTGAAAAGCCTGCTTCTTTTGCAAAGACTCTAACACAATCCGATGCCAACAATGGCGGCGGTTTCTCTGTGCCTCGTTACTGCGCCGAAACCATTTTCCCAAGGCTTGATTACTCCGCAGAGCCTCCGGTTCAGACCATAATCGCAAAAGACGTGCATGGGCAGTGTTGGAAGTTCAGACACATTTATAGAGGCACGCCAAGGAGGCACCTTTTGACTACTGGTTGGAGCAATTTCGTTAACCACAAGAAGCTTGTTGCCGGTGACTCCATTGTTTTCCTCCGAGCCCAAAATGGTGACCTTTGTGTTGGGATTAGGAGGGCCAAGAAGGGTGGTATTGGTGCTGGAACCGCCACAAATACTAATATTAGTACGACTAATAATGTTGGTTATGGTGGTGGTGAATGTAATTGTGTTGGTGAGGCTGTGAATTGTGCTGTGAATGGAAGGGCATTTGAGGTGGTGTATTATCCAAGAGGGAGCTCACCGGAGTTTTGTGTGAAGGCTTCTTCAGTGAGAGCTTCAATGCAGATTCAATGGTGTTCTGGTATGAGATTCAAGATGCCCTTTGAGACTGAGGACTCTTCCAGAATCAGTTGGTTCATGGGGACTATTTCTTCTGTCCAGCTTTCAGATCCTCTTCATTGGCCTCATT from Arachis ipaensis cultivar K30076 chromosome B09, Araip1.1, whole genome shotgun sequence includes these protein-coding regions:
- the LOC107619448 gene encoding auxin response factor 16 isoform X2, with the translated sequence MDRSRTRTTTSAIQTCLDSQLWHACAGPMVQMPPLNTKVLYFPQGHAEHEQAHAHGRKPHFAPTIKTPIPPFFPCTLTAIKYMAEPETDEVYVKITLTPLPQQHHLSDPEEHDHHCSSNHNSFLDNNNNGEKPASFAKTLTQSDANNGGGFSVPRYCAETIFPRLDYSAEPPVQTIIAKDVHGQCWKFRHIYRGTPRRHLLTTGWSNFVNHKKLVAGDSIVFLRAQNGDLCVGIRRAKKGGIGAGTATNTNISTTNNVGEAVNCAVNGRAFEVVYYPRGSSPEFCVKASSVRASMQIQWCSGMRFKMPFETEDSSRISWFMGTISSVQLSDPLHWPHSPWRLLQVVWDEPDLLQNVKCVNPWLVELVSNVPNFHLSPFSPPRKKQRFLQDQPDFQLINQFPPASSFSTIQDHQGIQGARHAHQFGLAPQDFHILDGFPRLDHAAQHPHRPSFGIYNKNNSAATKNNNNLEISCLLSVGNPGQSFNKEESCSNETKAPHILLFGKLIHTDQQNHSSNSSNSVYEGTNSSLKTSIENSSDDGGSPWFKNQHKNNDLVGTENINILCMAL
- the LOC107619448 gene encoding auxin response factor 16 isoform X1 yields the protein MDRSRTRTTTSAIQTCLDSQLWHACAGPMVQMPPLNTKVLYFPQGHAEHEQAHAHGRKPHFAPTIKTPIPPFFPCTLTAIKYMAEPETDEVYVKITLTPLPQQHHLSDPEEHDHHCSSNHNSFLDNNNNGEKPASFAKTLTQSDANNGGGFSVPRYCAETIFPRLDYSAEPPVQTIIAKDVHGQCWKFRHIYRGTPRRHLLTTGWSNFVNHKKLVAGDSIVFLRAQNGDLCVGIRRAKKGGIGAGTATNTNISTTNNVGYGGGECNCVGEAVNCAVNGRAFEVVYYPRGSSPEFCVKASSVRASMQIQWCSGMRFKMPFETEDSSRISWFMGTISSVQLSDPLHWPHSPWRLLQVVWDEPDLLQNVKCVNPWLVELVSNVPNFHLSPFSPPRKKQRFLQDQPDFQLINQFPPASSFSTIQDHQGIQGARHAHQFGLAPQDFHILDGFPRLDHAAQHPHRPSFGIYNKNNSAATKNNNNLEISCLLSVGNPGQSFNKEESCSNETKAPHILLFGKLIHTDQQNHSSNSSNSVYEGTNSSLKTSIENSSDDGGSPWFKNQHKNNDLVGTENINILCMAL